A region of the Gallaecimonas mangrovi genome:
ATTTAAACCAACAGAAATGGCTGTGGTTTTTGATGCCAAAGGCAAAACCTTTCGGGACGAACTTTTCGAGCAATACAAAGCCCATCGCCCTTCCATGCCTGACGATCTTCGCAGTCAAGTAGCACCGCTTCATGCGTTAGTAAAAGCCATGGGTCTGCCCCTTATCATTATCGAAGGGGTCGAGGCCGATGACGTCATTGGCACCCTTGCCAAAAAAGCCTCCGCCGACGGCCGCCACGTGCTTATCTCTACCGGAGATAAAGATATGGCACAGCTGGTGGACGATAAGGTGACCTTGATCAATACCATGACTAATACCGTGCTGGACCCAGCCGGTGTTGCTGAAAAATTTGGCGTGGGGCCAGAGCTTATCATCGACTTTTTGGCGCTGATGGGAGACAAGGTTGACAACATCCCAGGTGTTCCCGGGGTTGGCGAAAAAACCGCTCTGGGCTTACTGCAGGGCCTTGGCGGTATCGATACGCTTTATCAAAACCTCGATAAAGTGGCGACCTTAGATTTTCGTGGTGCCAAAACCATGGGTAAAAAGCTGGCCGACAATGAAGAACAGGCCCGGCTTTCTTACTTGTTGGCCACCATCAAAACAGACGTTGATTTAAGTGAAGAACAACTCGACCTGGCCATTAAACCTGAGGACACAGATGCCTTAGTCGAGTGGTACGGCAAGATGGAGTTTCGCCGCTGGCTAGCCGACGTACTGGATGGCAAAGCACCAGAGCAAGCTGCAGGCCCAGCCAACGCGGCAAAAGATGAAGCACAAGACGCGGTTGCAGACCCTGCCGGCATTGACCGTAGTGACTACGAGTTGGTCACCACAGAGAAGGCACTGCTTGGCTGGGTAGAAAAACTCAAAAAGGCAGCGCTTTTTTCCTTCGATACCGAAACCACTGCGCTTGATTATATGGTGGCCGACCTGGTGGGCTTTTCAGTGGCGCTTGATGATGGCCAAGCGGCCTATATTCCCTTTGGTCACAGTCCATTAGATGAAATTGAACAGCTACCCCGCGACACCGTGCTGGATGCCTTTCGGGATTTACTGCAAAGCGAAAAGCACCTAAAGGTTGGGCAGAACCTCAAATATGACATGAGCGTATTAGCCAATCACGGTATTACCTTGGCCGGTATCGCTTTTGACACCATGTTGGAAAGTTACATTTTCAACTCTGTGGCAGGCCGCCACGACATGGACAGCTTGTCTTTGAAGTATTTGGCCCATAAAGCCATCAGCTTTGAAGACATTGCCGGCAAAGGCGCCAAACAAATTACCTTCGACCAGGTGGCCATTAAAGATGCCGCCGTTTACGCCGCCGAAGATGCCGACGTCACCATGAAACTGCATCAGGTGCTGTGGCCAAAACTGGAAGCGGAGGCGCCACTTAAAAAGGTATTCCAAGAGATTGAATTACCGCTGGTACCGGTGCTGTCACGTATGGAGCGCAGCGGCGTGTTAATAGACAAGACTCTGCTTGGCAAACAAAGCGAGGAGCTAGCCACACGCATTGCTGAGCTGGAGAAAAAGGCCTTTGATATTGCGGGCGAAGAATTCAACCTCGGCAGCCCCAAACAACTACAGGCTATTTTGTTTGAAAAAATGGGCATTAAACCGCTGAAAAAAACACCTTCAGGGGTACCTTCAGTGGCAGAGGAAGTACTGCAAGAACTGGCCCACGACTACCCGCTGCCGAAAGTCATTATTGAGTATCGTGGCCTTGCCAAGCTGAAATCCACCTACACCGATAAGCTGCCACAGCTTATTCATGGGAAAACCGGCAGAGTGCATACCAGCTATCACCAAGCAGTGACAGCAACCGGCCGCTTATCTTCATCCGACCCAAACCTGCAAAATATCCCGGTACGTACCGAAGAAGGCAGGCGTATTCGCCAAGCCTTTATCGCCCCTAAAGGCCGGGTGCTACTGGCCGCTGACTATAGCCAAATTGAACTTAGGATCATGGCCCATTTGTCCAGTGATAAAGGCTTGTTGGCTGCCTTTGCCGAAGGCAAAGACATCCACGCCGCCACCGCCGCCGAAGTCTTTGGCGTCAAACTGGATGCGGTAACCAATGAACAGCGCCGCCGTGCCAAGGCCATTAACTTTGGGCTTATCTACGGCATGTCAGCCTTCGGCTTGGCCCGCCAGCTCGACATTGGCCGCAATGAAGCCCAAGGCTATATGAACACCTACTTTGAACGCTATCCAGGCGTTCTGGAATATATGGAAAGCACCCGTCAAAAGGCAGAAGAGAAAGGTTACGTTGAAACGCTCTTTGGCCGCCGCCTATATCTGCCCGAGATCACCGCCCGCAACCAGGCCCGTAAAAAGGCCGCCGAAAGGGCCGCCATCAATGCCCCCATGCAAGGTACCGCTGCCGATATCATCAAAAAGGCGATGATTGCCGTTGATGAATGGATCACCACGCAAGCGGCCGACAAGGTGACGCTATTGATGCAGGTGCACGATGAATTGGTGCTGGAAGTTGATGAAAACTATGCCAAAGAAGCGGCGGCTAAGATCAGTGAACTGATGCAAAACGCCGCTGACTTAAAGGTGCCGTTAGTGGTTGATCCCGGCATGGGCATGACTTGGGACGAAGCTCATTAACTTACTTCTAACTGTAATATTTTTACCTTATGAGCATTAAAGGGCTGTATGAGCAACAAAAAAGTGCATGAACCCATGCATTTTTGAAAAAAAATTACAGCGAGTGCTTTTAATCTGAGCAGCAGGCCATTACACTGACGGCGTAGGGTACAAAAGACGCTTTCCTAGCAAAGTGTCTTTGTTTCACGTAGTGGATTTGGCTACATAGCCGCCTCGCTCACAGCAGCGGGGCGTTTTTTTTGCCCGATATCAAACTCCCGCCTTTCATCTTTCTGAACACTTTTTGAAACAGATCCCGGTAAAGCAATTTTTTTAGAGCAAATACTTCAAATAGCCGAAAAACTGTTGTACCTTGAAGTTGCTGCATAACCTCAATGCTTGCTTATGCAAGCTTGTGGTGATTTTCTGCTGACATATTAGCTTCTCCCCCAATAAGCTAATATTTCTCACCGGTGGCTTCGGCCACCGGATTTTTTTTGCCTAAAATCCAGCACCTTATAACGAAAAAAGCCCCTAAGGGGCTTTTTTGTTTGCAGCAATAACGCCTCTTCAGGCTTCTGGTGAGTCGTCTTCTGGCTCATCCATCTCTGCTACCAGAGGATCTTCTAGCCAGGCTGCTAAATATCGACGCACCTCTGGTACGCCAAGGCCTTTGAGGGCCGATATAGTCATCACCGTCACATCCCCTCCAAACGCCAGCGCCGCTTCTTTGCATTGCAGCAAGGTATTTTTACGGGCACCACTTTTTAACTTGTCCGCTTTGGTAAGCAGCGCCAACACCGGTAAGCCAGACTCAACCGCCCAGTAGATAAGGTCTTGGTCAATGTCCTTAAAAGGGTGACGAATGTCCATTAACACCACCAGGCCACGTAGCGACTCACGCTTTTCCAGATACTCAGAAAGGCTGGCCTGCCACTTTTCCTTCATTTCCAGCGGCACTTTGGCAAAACCGTATCCCGGTAAATCCACCAGGCAATGACGCGGGTCGGCCAAGCTAAACAGGTTAATTAGCTGAGTACGGCCAGGGGTTTTCGAGGTCCGCGCCAGCTGCTTTTGGCCGGTGATGGCATTCAAAGCACTGGACTTGCCGGCATTCGAACGGCCAGCAAAGGCGATTTCAACCCCGTCGTTACGTGGCAGATGACGAATGTCAGGTGCAGAGGTAATAAATCTGGCTTGGCGAAAGTCGATTTCAGGGGTGGAGTTCATCAAAGCTCCCACTTTGGGCGTTAAAGACATCGATAAAAATTTGTGTACACTGACTGGCAACTCTGATGTTGATCAGGGTGTTAGCGGCCTTTAAGCGCAAAACATTCGCTATTTACAGCAGCGGCCGAAGTCGCAATTCTAACATGGCCAGGTATTAAAAAGCGCCTTATTGATACCGGCCACGCGCAATGCTTTGGAGTATCATGAAAAACATCGTCGTCGCAGTCGCGATACTTCTCACCAGTATCTCATTTTCGTCTTTTGCCAAGGGTGACATCACTGCTGGCAAAGCCAAATCAGCCGTTTGTAGTGCCTGCCACGGTCCGGATGGCAATAGCCCTGTCAGTATGTATCCCCGTATCGCGGGGCAACATGCTCGTTACATAATTAAAGAACTCAAAGACTTAAAATTGGGTATGAGTTCAGGTGGTAAAGACGGCCGCTTTAACCCAGTGATGAGCGCAATGGCATCACCGCTATCTGACCAAGACATGGCAGATTTAGCGGCTTACTTTGCCGCCCAAAAGCCGGTTATAGGTACCACTCCTGCAAAAGATGCCGCAGCAGGTCAAAAGCTTTACATGGGCGGGGATACCAAAAGAGGCATTACCGCTTGTAGCGCCTGTCACGGCCCGAAAGGCAACGGTTTGGGGCTGGCGAAATATCCCGACATTTCCGGGCAATACCCGCAATATATTAAGGCGCAACTAGAAGCCTTTCGCGCCGGCAAACGTCATAACGACCCCAATCACATGATGCGAGATGTCGCCGCTAAGCTGAGCGATGCTGACATCAATTTGCTGGCAAATTACCTTGCCGGGCTCCATTAAGCCATTTACGAGATGATGAAAAGACAACCTTTGGCGACACTTTTGATAACTGTGATCGAGCACGAAAATTTGGCATTGCTTTAACAATAACCCCCGAGCAAGGGTTGCACCCCTCATGCGCTGACGGTAACTTCAACCGCGTCGCAAGGTTTGAGGGTTGCCCACGGCACGGGCGCCCAAGCGAAGGAAACGGTAATAAGGTCAGGACGATCAACATCGACAAACCTGTGGGAAAAGCGCTAATCAACCGAGAAAAAGAGGTAAGGTGGCCACGACGGCCCTAAGCCTCCAGGGATGAAATAGAAAGCGCCAGGAGCGGCGTAAAAAGAATAACCATGCAGGGAAAGCTGGCAAAAAAAAGATGGACACCCGTTAGACCGAAAAATAAAAGCAACGGTCAAACACAATGGGAAAGGTGTCAATATTCGACACAAGGGATAAGGCGATAGCGTAAAGCATCGCCTTTTTCTTTATCCGCCACTCCCGTAAAATACCCCCATGCTTGAATGTCCCCTCTGCCAAAGCGCAGTTCACGACTTTGCTCGTGACCGTCAGCGCCAATATTTTCAATGTGCAAACTGTGCCCTGGTCAGTGCTGACCCGGCCTGTCACTTGAATGCGGCAGAGGAAAAGGCGCTCTATGACATTCACGACAACCACGTGGATGACCCAGGCTATCGGCGCTTTTTAACTCGGCTAAGTGCGCCGTTGCTGCAAAAGCTGGCCGTAGGAGCACAAGGCTTGGATTTTGGCTGTGGGCCAGGGCCAGCACTGGCGGCTATGTTACAAGAGGCGGGCATGGTAATGACGCTTTTCGACCCATACTATGCACCGCAACAGAAAGCGCTTAGGCGCCAATATGATTTTGTAACCTGCACCGAGGTGGTGGAACATTTTAACCACCCCCTTGCAAGCTGGACCCAGTTAACCTCGCTGGTAAAACCCGGAGGCTGGCTGGGAGTAATGACTAAGCTGGTGATAAACCAGGCCCGTTTTGCCAACTGGCATTACAAAAATGACCCCACCCATGTGAGCTTCCACAGTGAAGCGACCTTTGACTGGCTAGCCAAACATTTTGGCTTTGTCTGGCAACGGGTGGATACCGATGTGATCCTGCTGCAAAAAAGGTAAGGCAGAGATGACCCGAATGAAGAAAACCCGCGCCCCGGGTAAATTGGGTACCGCCAAGAAAGTGGATACTGGCAATACCCAGTTAAGCACCAGTAAGGGTAAAAAACACAAGCTGGGCAATAAATCTGGCAGTCGTCATGCCGTCGCTACGGCTGGCAACAACGCCAAGCAAGCCAATGCCCAAAACAAAGATAAGCGTTTGGGCTCGACCAAACCGGTCACCTTGGTGAAACCAGGTGCCAAAGCTGCGCCTAAAGCCAAGCCGGCTCCTGCAACGCCCAAACAAGACATGGCAGCCAAAGCGGCCCTGCTGGAAAGCCTCGAGAACGACATTCGTCTGAACGATTTGCTCGACAGACTGGATGAAGACCAAGAGCTTGGTGCCGAAGAACTGGCTTACGTTGAAGAGATGACCGGTAAAATCGAGAAGCTGATGGCCGAGCTGGGCATCACTGACGATGAAGACGACGATTACACCGACGACATCGACTGGGATGACGAGGAAAAGCCGGCATGAGTTTTTGGACCATTGCCGCCATTGTTGGGGTTGTCATTATTATTGGCCTGGCCTTTTACGCTGGAAAGCTACTCTTTATGGTCAAAGCGCAGCGCCAAAAAGAAGAAGCCTTCCTAGCCGAGCACAATGAAAAGCTGCTGAAAAGTGTTCGCATTATTGCCGCCGCCATGGTGGAAGAGCAGTGTGATTTCTCGGAAGGGGCCATCCGCATTCGAGTATTAACCGACCACTTACTGCCTTATAAGGATTACCAGCCGCAGTTCCCGGCATTATTTGATCTTTATGACAGGGTCAAAGACATGCCGACCCACGACGCCCGTAAAACCATGGATAAAAAGGAACGCTTTAAACAGGACATGCAACGCGCCGCCTGGGAGCAAGAGCTGGGCGCCGCCATAAAACTGGAAGCCAAAACGCTCAAAGAATTGACTCATTGAGTCAGATCAAGCACCGCTTCGAAGGAGGGCACCATACTGGTGCCCTCTTGATTTGAAGGAGCCGTGCTGTGTATTTCGATCCTGAACTCATTCGCCGTTACGATATGGCCGCCCCCCGTTACACGTCTTACCCCACAGCACTGAGCTTTACCGAGCAGGTCAGAGGCGACCAATGGCGCACCGCCATTACGCAAGCGCCCTCGCGCAAGTTAAGCCTTTATGTCCACATCCCCTTCTGTCAGAAGATGTGCTACTACTGCGGCTGCAACAAAATAGTGACTCGCCATAGCCATAAGGCCGACCTTTACCTTGACCACTTAGCCAGGGAAATTGCCTACCAAGCTGAGCTTTTTGGCGACTTTACCGTGCATCATTTGCACCTGGGCGGCGGCACCCCAACCTTTTTAAACCAGCTGCAAATGCAGCGGCTATTGGCGATGCTGAAAGGCAACTTTCATTTTGCCAAAGACTTTGTTGGCAGCATTGAAATTGACCCCCGTGCCATCGAGGTCAGAGATCTGGCATGGTTAAGAGAGCTGGGCTTTAACCGCCTCTCCATGGGCGCCCAAGACTTTGACCCGAAAGTGCAGGTGGCTATCAACCGGGTACAAAGTACCGACAAAATTGCCGCCCTGATGGACAAAGCCCGCCAGCTTGGCTTTAACTCCATCAACCTCGACTTTATTTATGGCCTGCCCTTTCAAAACGCCGGTTCCTTTGGCCAAACCTTGCAAAAAGCGCTGCAACTGGCCCCCGACCGCTTCTCTATTTTTAACTACGCACACCTGCCAGAGCGTTTCCCGGCGCAGCGCAAAATAAAAGAAGACACCATGCCGGGCGCACCAGAAAAGCTGCGAATGCTGGGCACCACCATCGACACCCTAACCGGCGCCGGATATCACTTTATTGGCATGGATCATTTTGCCAAGGCCGACGACGAACTCGCCGTTGCCCAGCAGCAAGGGCGCTTACACCGTAACTTCCAGGGCTACACCACCGACGGCGACTGCGAATTACTGGCCCTTGGTGCCTCTGCTATTAGCAAAGTCGGCGGCCAGTATGTGCAGAACGAAAAAAGCATTGGCGACTACCAAAACGCCAGCGCCAGCCAAGGCCATGCCCGCTTAAAAGGCTACCTAATGAGCCAAGAAGACCACATCCGCGCCGCCGCCATTCACAGCCTGCTTTGCCACTTCAATCTTAACTGGGCCAAACTCGACCAGCGCTTTGGCATTGATAGCAAAAGCTATTTTAAAGACGACCAAGCATTGTTGGCCCCCTTTATCAAAGACGGTTTGGTTGATACGCACAGTCAGGGCATAGACGTAACCGACAAGGGCCGCTTTTTGGTGCGCACCATCGCCACCGCCTTTGACGCCCACCTAAGAAAACAGGTGCAGCAGCACCGCTTTTCGCGGGTGATATAAAAAAGGGCCGCCAGGCCCTTTTTTATTGCTTGGCGGCTAGCAGCGCCTGTTTTTCCTTGTCACTTAGAAAGCTCATGGCCAAACCATGGCGCTGGCAGGCGCTAATTTGCGAAGGGCTTAACCCCGCCCTAGGCGCGGCAACCTCATATTCGTAATCAAGCTCAATGCCGCTCACCCCCGGGTCGTCGGTATTGAGGCTCACGGCAATGCCGTTCGCTAAGAAGGCGTTAATAGGGTGCTCGGCGTAGCTGGCAACCGTTGAGGTATGAATATTGGAGGTCAGGCAAGACTCGATGCCAATATTATGCTTTGCCATATAATCCAAAAGCTTAGGGTCTTGGGCGGCTTTCACACCATGGCCAATGCGCACCGCACCCAGCGATTGCAGCGCATGCCAAACCGACTCAGGCCCAGCCGCTTCACCGGCATGCACTGTCACCTTAAGGCCAGCGTCCAGCACCTGCTTAAAGTGCGGCTCATAAAGCGGCCCTGGAAAACCGAGTTCATCACCGGCGAGGTCGACCGCAGCAATATGTTGGCTTTGGGCCAAAATAGCGTCTAATTCCCGCTGGCATTGCGCCGTGCCAAAGGTGCGACTTAAGATGCCAATCAAATTGGTTTTCACCGCAAAGTCTCGGCTGCCGGCAGCAACCCCGGCGACCACCGCTTCCACCACCGCTTGCGGGTCAAGGCCGTGGCTCATTGCCATATACCAGGGGCTAAAACGCAGCTCGGTATAATCAATACCAACCTTGGCCGCGTCTTCAACGTTTTCGTACGCCACGCGGTAGCAGGCGTCCAAGTCCCCCAACACTTTTACACCCCAATCTAACTTGGCTAAAAAGGCCACCAGTGAGGCTTCGTTCTCAATAACCTGCGCATAGGGTTTCATGCCCGCTTCGTCCTGGGCCGGCAATGGCACGTTAAAACGCCTGGCTAAATCGATAATGGTGCCAAGGCGTACGTTGCCATCCAGATGCCGGTGGATATCCACCAGAGGAAAAGTCTTATCAATCATCACGGGTATCCGCTTATGCTTGTGGTGGGTATTAGTGTAACGGATGCGTTTTATGAGCCACAGCGCTTGCTTTAGCTATTGTTTGGGCGACAGGTTTAGTTTGGACGTTTTAAGGCCAATATTGGCCAAGCACGGCCAGGCGCAAAGCCTGCGCGATGCTTTTATCCTGCCAATGCCTGCCGGCGAATGCATTATTTTTCACTACGGGGTGGTGGTTTGCTGGGGCATGGCCGAAGACAAGGCCAAGGCCTTTTGCCAAAGCCTTAGCGCCGCGGTTGAAGGGCCCATTAAAGCCACCCGTGATGAAATCAGCTTTGCCGAACTCGGCCAAAACGAGCGGCTACACATCAAGCACGACCACTTTGTGTTTCCCGGCAACGACAGTTTAAGCAAACTGGCGGTTAGCCATGCTTTGGCGCAATCGGTGAAATTGGAAGCCTTTGAGGAACAGGTGGCGGCAACCATCAAGGAAACCTCGCCCATTCCCGAAACCCTGGCCAACCAAGGCAAAATTCGCCTGCCAAGGCGCAAACTGGCGGTGTTGCGTGGGCGGCTGTATTTGGCCAAAAGCCAGGTTAACCTGCATTTTGACTTGTTGGATAAGCCCGATTTCTTTTGGGACCACCCGGAGCTCGACCCTTATTACGACTTAACCCGTGCTAACCAGGAATTAGACAGCCGCTTGGAGATCTTAAATAAGCGCCTGGAAGTGATAGGGGAGCTGCTGGAAATTTTGGCCGATGAGGAACATCATAAACATTCAAGCTTCTTGGAATGGATCAT
Encoded here:
- a CDS encoding c-type cytochrome → MKNIVVAVAILLTSISFSSFAKGDITAGKAKSAVCSACHGPDGNSPVSMYPRIAGQHARYIIKELKDLKLGMSSGGKDGRFNPVMSAMASPLSDQDMADLAAYFAAQKPVIGTTPAKDAAAGQKLYMGGDTKRGITACSACHGPKGNGLGLAKYPDISGQYPQYIKAQLEAFRAGKRHNDPNHMMRDVAAKLSDADINLLANYLAGLH
- a CDS encoding DUF2489 domain-containing protein yields the protein MSFWTIAAIVGVVIIIGLAFYAGKLLFMVKAQRQKEEAFLAEHNEKLLKSVRIIAAAMVEEQCDFSEGAIRIRVLTDHLLPYKDYQPQFPALFDLYDRVKDMPTHDARKTMDKKERFKQDMQRAAWEQELGAAIKLEAKTLKELTH
- the add gene encoding adenosine deaminase gives rise to the protein MIDKTFPLVDIHRHLDGNVRLGTIIDLARRFNVPLPAQDEAGMKPYAQVIENEASLVAFLAKLDWGVKVLGDLDACYRVAYENVEDAAKVGIDYTELRFSPWYMAMSHGLDPQAVVEAVVAGVAAGSRDFAVKTNLIGILSRTFGTAQCQRELDAILAQSQHIAAVDLAGDELGFPGPLYEPHFKQVLDAGLKVTVHAGEAAGPESVWHALQSLGAVRIGHGVKAAQDPKLLDYMAKHNIGIESCLTSNIHTSTVASYAEHPINAFLANGIAVSLNTDDPGVSGIELDYEYEVAAPRAGLSPSQISACQRHGLAMSFLSDKEKQALLAAKQ
- a CDS encoding class I SAM-dependent methyltransferase, producing MLECPLCQSAVHDFARDRQRQYFQCANCALVSADPACHLNAAEEKALYDIHDNHVDDPGYRRFLTRLSAPLLQKLAVGAQGLDFGCGPGPALAAMLQEAGMVMTLFDPYYAPQQKALRRQYDFVTCTEVVEHFNHPLASWTQLTSLVKPGGWLGVMTKLVINQARFANWHYKNDPTHVSFHSEATFDWLAKHFGFVWQRVDTDVILLQKR
- the yihI gene encoding Der GTPase-activating protein YihI, coding for MKKTRAPGKLGTAKKVDTGNTQLSTSKGKKHKLGNKSGSRHAVATAGNNAKQANAQNKDKRLGSTKPVTLVKPGAKAAPKAKPAPATPKQDMAAKAALLESLENDIRLNDLLDRLDEDQELGAEELAYVEEMTGKIEKLMAELGITDDEDDDYTDDIDWDDEEKPA
- a CDS encoding RMD1 family protein; protein product: MSHSACFSYCLGDRFSLDVLRPILAKHGQAQSLRDAFILPMPAGECIIFHYGVVVCWGMAEDKAKAFCQSLSAAVEGPIKATRDEISFAELGQNERLHIKHDHFVFPGNDSLSKLAVSHALAQSVKLEAFEEQVAATIKETSPIPETLANQGKIRLPRRKLAVLRGRLYLAKSQVNLHFDLLDKPDFFWDHPELDPYYDLTRANQELDSRLEILNKRLEVIGELLEILADEEHHKHSSFLEWIIIWLISIEILIFIFHDYLGWI
- the yihA gene encoding ribosome biogenesis GTP-binding protein YihA/YsxC, which gives rise to MNSTPEIDFRQARFITSAPDIRHLPRNDGVEIAFAGRSNAGKSSALNAITGQKQLARTSKTPGRTQLINLFSLADPRHCLVDLPGYGFAKVPLEMKEKWQASLSEYLEKRESLRGLVVLMDIRHPFKDIDQDLIYWAVESGLPVLALLTKADKLKSGARKNTLLQCKEAALAFGGDVTVMTISALKGLGVPEVRRYLAAWLEDPLVAEMDEPEDDSPEA
- the polA gene encoding DNA polymerase I; the encoded protein is MASIPENPLILVDGSSYLYRAYYAPPHLTNSQGEPTGAVYGVINMLKSLLRQFKPTEMAVVFDAKGKTFRDELFEQYKAHRPSMPDDLRSQVAPLHALVKAMGLPLIIIEGVEADDVIGTLAKKASADGRHVLISTGDKDMAQLVDDKVTLINTMTNTVLDPAGVAEKFGVGPELIIDFLALMGDKVDNIPGVPGVGEKTALGLLQGLGGIDTLYQNLDKVATLDFRGAKTMGKKLADNEEQARLSYLLATIKTDVDLSEEQLDLAIKPEDTDALVEWYGKMEFRRWLADVLDGKAPEQAAGPANAAKDEAQDAVADPAGIDRSDYELVTTEKALLGWVEKLKKAALFSFDTETTALDYMVADLVGFSVALDDGQAAYIPFGHSPLDEIEQLPRDTVLDAFRDLLQSEKHLKVGQNLKYDMSVLANHGITLAGIAFDTMLESYIFNSVAGRHDMDSLSLKYLAHKAISFEDIAGKGAKQITFDQVAIKDAAVYAAEDADVTMKLHQVLWPKLEAEAPLKKVFQEIELPLVPVLSRMERSGVLIDKTLLGKQSEELATRIAELEKKAFDIAGEEFNLGSPKQLQAILFEKMGIKPLKKTPSGVPSVAEEVLQELAHDYPLPKVIIEYRGLAKLKSTYTDKLPQLIHGKTGRVHTSYHQAVTATGRLSSSDPNLQNIPVRTEEGRRIRQAFIAPKGRVLLAADYSQIELRIMAHLSSDKGLLAAFAEGKDIHAATAAEVFGVKLDAVTNEQRRRAKAINFGLIYGMSAFGLARQLDIGRNEAQGYMNTYFERYPGVLEYMESTRQKAEEKGYVETLFGRRLYLPEITARNQARKKAAERAAINAPMQGTAADIIKKAMIAVDEWITTQAADKVTLLMQVHDELVLEVDENYAKEAAAKISELMQNAADLKVPLVVDPGMGMTWDEAH
- the hemN gene encoding oxygen-independent coproporphyrinogen III oxidase — translated: MAAPRYTSYPTALSFTEQVRGDQWRTAITQAPSRKLSLYVHIPFCQKMCYYCGCNKIVTRHSHKADLYLDHLAREIAYQAELFGDFTVHHLHLGGGTPTFLNQLQMQRLLAMLKGNFHFAKDFVGSIEIDPRAIEVRDLAWLRELGFNRLSMGAQDFDPKVQVAINRVQSTDKIAALMDKARQLGFNSINLDFIYGLPFQNAGSFGQTLQKALQLAPDRFSIFNYAHLPERFPAQRKIKEDTMPGAPEKLRMLGTTIDTLTGAGYHFIGMDHFAKADDELAVAQQQGRLHRNFQGYTTDGDCELLALGASAISKVGGQYVQNEKSIGDYQNASASQGHARLKGYLMSQEDHIRAAAIHSLLCHFNLNWAKLDQRFGIDSKSYFKDDQALLAPFIKDGLVDTHSQGIDVTDKGRFLVRTIATAFDAHLRKQVQQHRFSRVI